The following proteins come from a genomic window of Montipora foliosa isolate CH-2021 chromosome 2, ASM3666993v2, whole genome shotgun sequence:
- the LOC137991844 gene encoding ATP-dependent DNA helicase RecQ-like encodes MDFKVDVERLVKGLIKAELKEVKTYHGGMPLSETKNKDNKVDREFRNKEFQVLVATESYEVGTYKPHVNLVLPIGCMRNMAVLVQEFGRAGRNSESSDGIIMVNESVDDQRLIYWIKECSQEEILDKKSEYEQCWKWLYGFLAGTCLRKSLLENFESTDVFELAANGECCSSCDISSAKKFNCKETAALLLKALEEVAKLPIIKSGVSEEKVISWLRGSKRGWITSSDIQDHLDASQSYSKGAHLEEGAFEPCNR; translated from the coding sequence ATGGATTTCAAGGTTGATGTCGAACGTCTTGTCAAGGGTTTGATAAAAGCTGAGTTAAAAGAAGTAAAAACGTACCACGGCGGGATGCCACTAAGTGAAACGAAGAACAAAGACAACAAAGTGGACAGAGAATTTCGAAACAAAGAATTTCAGGTCCTTGTCGCTACTGAATCGTACGAAGTTGGAACCTACAAACCTCACGTTAACCTTGTTTTGCCAATTGGATGCATGCGAAATATGGCGGTATTGGTACAGGAGTTTGGTCGTGCAGGTCGAAACAGCGAGTCTTCAGACGGTATTATTATGGTAAATGAAAGCGTCGACGATCAGCGTTTAATCTATTGGATAAAGGAATGCTCTCAGGAAGAAATCCTTGATAAGAAATCAGAATATGAACAATGCTGGAAATGGCTGTATGGTTTTCTGGCTGGGACTTGCCTCCGAAAGAGTCTATTAGAGAATTTCGAGTCCACAGATGTATTTGAGTTGGCCGCTAATGGTGAGTGCTGTTCCAGCTGTGACATTTCTTCAGCCAAGAAATTTAACTGCAAAGAAACTGCCGCTCTTCTGCTTAAAGCACTGGAAGAGGTAGCAAAGCTACCAATAATTAAGTCTGGAGTCAGCGAGGAAAAAGTGATATCTTGGTTGCGCGGTTCTAAGAGAGGTTGGATAACCTCCTCTGATATCCAAGACCACTTAGATGCTTCGCAAAGTTATTCCAAGGGAGCGCATCTGGAGGAAGGCGCCTTCGAACCCTGTAACAGATGA
- the LOC137993629 gene encoding kynurenine--oxoglutarate transaminase 3-like isoform X3 has product MGEQLLRKASCIVCVRRLTTLPFTSKSRAKDRTCFSPQTREMSSRDIYRPADRLVGHDKNVWVEFTALARNYKAVNLGQGFPDFAPVPFVSEALGRVAASEDFAVNQYTRSQGHPRLVSALGKLYTMLMKRQIDPLSEILITGGAYESLYCSFQSFVNPGDEVIIIEPFFDCYVPQISFAGGIPKFVPIRAKENATSTKDWILDKEELESAFSEKTRAIIFNTPHNPTGKVFSLEELQLIAGLCKKYNVICISDEVYEWLVYDGAEHIRIATLPGMWERTITIGSAGKTFSVTGWKLGWSIAPKELIKNIQTVQAQVTYTLPTPTQEALAQAFEHQIPLIGTEKSYFKELSGMLQQKRDLMAKLLREVGFKPTIPEGGYFMMADTSDIDVNFDEYDKSDDPHDYKFVRWLTKEKGIAAIPPSAFYSTQHKHYGSKYIRFCFIKEDSTLEKGAKKLKEWKDELSK; this is encoded by the exons AT GGGAGAACAACTGCTAAGAAAAGCTTCTTGCATTGTTTGCGTCAGAAGGTTAACTACACTACCTTTTACATCAAAATCACGCGCTAAAGATCGGACCTGTTTCTCTCCGCAGACG AGAGAAATGAGCTCTAGAGATATCTATAGACCAGCAGACAGACTCGTTGGACATGACAAAAATGTTTG GGTAGAATTTACTGCTTTGGCAAGAAACTACAAGGCAGTGAACTTGGGACAG GGATTTCCAGATTTTGCCCCAGTACCCTTTGTTAGTGAAGCACTAGGGAGGGTGGCTGCAAGCGAGGATTTTGCTGTCAATCAATACACCAGAAGTCAG GGTCATCCAAGGTTAGTCTCAGCACTGGGGAAACTTTACACAATGTTGATGAAAAGACAGATTGACCCTCTTTCAGAG ATCTTGATAACAGGTGGAGCTTATGAGTCTCTCTATTGTTCATTTCAAAGCTTCGTAAATCCTGGTGATGAA GTGATTATCATCGAGCCATTCTTCGATTGCTATGTGCCCCAAATATCATTTGCTGGTGGAATTCCCAAGTTTGTCCCTATTAGAGCC AAAGAaaatgctacgtcaacaaaggACTGGATTTTGGACAAAGAGGAACTAGAGTCTGCATTTAGCGAAAAGACGAGGGCAATCATCTTTAACACACCACACAATCCCACTGGAAAG GTTTTTAGTTTAGAAGAGCTACAGCTCATTGCAGGTCTGTgcaaaaaatacaatgtaatttGTATCAGTGACGAAGTGTATGAATGGCTTGTCTATGATGGAGCAGAGCACATTAGGATAG CCACACTCCCTGGTATGTGGGAGAGGACAATAACTATTGGGAGTGCAGGGAAGACTTTTAGTGTCACTGGGTGGAAG ctTGGCTGGTCCATTGCTCCAAAAGAGTTAATTAAAAATATTCAGACTGTGCAGGCGCAAGTGACGTACACCCTCCCCACCCCAACACAG GAAGCCCTGGCACAAGCATTTGAACATCAAATCCCACTTATAGGCACTGAAAAATCATATTTTAAAGAACTCAGCGGTATGCTCCAGCAGAAACGTGACCTTATGGCTAAGCTTCTGCGGGAGGTTGGTTTTAAGCCGACTATTCCAGAAGGAGGTTACTTTATGATGGCTGACACATCTGATATCG ATGTGAATTTTGATGAATATGATAAAAGTGACGATCCCCATGACTACAAGTTTGTGCGGTGGTTAACCAAAGAAAAG ggAATCGCTGCTATTCCTCCAAGTGCTTTTTATTCTACACAACACAAGCACTATGGATCCAAGTACATAAGGTTTTGCTTTATCAAG GAGGACAGTACACTGGAAAAGGGTGCTAAGAAGCTCAAAGAATGGAAAGATGAACTAAGCAAATGA
- the LOC137993629 gene encoding kynurenine--oxoglutarate transaminase 3-like isoform X1: protein MLICRGEQLLRKASCIVCVRRLTTLPFTSKSRAKDRTCFSPQTREMSSRDIYRPADRLVGHDKNVWVEFTALARNYKAVNLGQGFPDFAPVPFVSEALGRVAASEDFAVNQYTRSQGHPRLVSALGKLYTMLMKRQIDPLSEILITGGAYESLYCSFQSFVNPGDEVIIIEPFFDCYVPQISFAGGIPKFVPIRAKENATSTKDWILDKEELESAFSEKTRAIIFNTPHNPTGKVFSLEELQLIAGLCKKYNVICISDEVYEWLVYDGAEHIRIATLPGMWERTITIGSAGKTFSVTGWKLGWSIAPKELIKNIQTVQAQVTYTLPTPTQEALAQAFEHQIPLIGTEKSYFKELSGMLQQKRDLMAKLLREVGFKPTIPEGGYFMMADTSDIDVNFDEYDKSDDPHDYKFVRWLTKEKGIAAIPPSAFYSTQHKHYGSKYIRFCFIKEDSTLEKGAKKLKEWKDELSK, encoded by the exons ATGCTTATTTGTAGGGGAGAACAACTGCTAAGAAAAGCTTCTTGCATTGTTTGCGTCAGAAGGTTAACTACACTACCTTTTACATCAAAATCACGCGCTAAAGATCGGACCTGTTTCTCTCCGCAGACG AGAGAAATGAGCTCTAGAGATATCTATAGACCAGCAGACAGACTCGTTGGACATGACAAAAATGTTTG GGTAGAATTTACTGCTTTGGCAAGAAACTACAAGGCAGTGAACTTGGGACAG GGATTTCCAGATTTTGCCCCAGTACCCTTTGTTAGTGAAGCACTAGGGAGGGTGGCTGCAAGCGAGGATTTTGCTGTCAATCAATACACCAGAAGTCAG GGTCATCCAAGGTTAGTCTCAGCACTGGGGAAACTTTACACAATGTTGATGAAAAGACAGATTGACCCTCTTTCAGAG ATCTTGATAACAGGTGGAGCTTATGAGTCTCTCTATTGTTCATTTCAAAGCTTCGTAAATCCTGGTGATGAA GTGATTATCATCGAGCCATTCTTCGATTGCTATGTGCCCCAAATATCATTTGCTGGTGGAATTCCCAAGTTTGTCCCTATTAGAGCC AAAGAaaatgctacgtcaacaaaggACTGGATTTTGGACAAAGAGGAACTAGAGTCTGCATTTAGCGAAAAGACGAGGGCAATCATCTTTAACACACCACACAATCCCACTGGAAAG GTTTTTAGTTTAGAAGAGCTACAGCTCATTGCAGGTCTGTgcaaaaaatacaatgtaatttGTATCAGTGACGAAGTGTATGAATGGCTTGTCTATGATGGAGCAGAGCACATTAGGATAG CCACACTCCCTGGTATGTGGGAGAGGACAATAACTATTGGGAGTGCAGGGAAGACTTTTAGTGTCACTGGGTGGAAG ctTGGCTGGTCCATTGCTCCAAAAGAGTTAATTAAAAATATTCAGACTGTGCAGGCGCAAGTGACGTACACCCTCCCCACCCCAACACAG GAAGCCCTGGCACAAGCATTTGAACATCAAATCCCACTTATAGGCACTGAAAAATCATATTTTAAAGAACTCAGCGGTATGCTCCAGCAGAAACGTGACCTTATGGCTAAGCTTCTGCGGGAGGTTGGTTTTAAGCCGACTATTCCAGAAGGAGGTTACTTTATGATGGCTGACACATCTGATATCG ATGTGAATTTTGATGAATATGATAAAAGTGACGATCCCCATGACTACAAGTTTGTGCGGTGGTTAACCAAAGAAAAG ggAATCGCTGCTATTCCTCCAAGTGCTTTTTATTCTACACAACACAAGCACTATGGATCCAAGTACATAAGGTTTTGCTTTATCAAG GAGGACAGTACACTGGAAAAGGGTGCTAAGAAGCTCAAAGAATGGAAAGATGAACTAAGCAAATGA
- the LOC137993629 gene encoding kynurenine--oxoglutarate transaminase 3-like isoform X2, with translation MVTSFEGAGWRWCPEDSKVIWEFSTFGLLKSTRKTADTFVLTKSRATRREMSSRDIYRPADRLVGHDKNVWVEFTALARNYKAVNLGQGFPDFAPVPFVSEALGRVAASEDFAVNQYTRSQGHPRLVSALGKLYTMLMKRQIDPLSEILITGGAYESLYCSFQSFVNPGDEVIIIEPFFDCYVPQISFAGGIPKFVPIRAKENATSTKDWILDKEELESAFSEKTRAIIFNTPHNPTGKVFSLEELQLIAGLCKKYNVICISDEVYEWLVYDGAEHIRIATLPGMWERTITIGSAGKTFSVTGWKLGWSIAPKELIKNIQTVQAQVTYTLPTPTQEALAQAFEHQIPLIGTEKSYFKELSGMLQQKRDLMAKLLREVGFKPTIPEGGYFMMADTSDIDVNFDEYDKSDDPHDYKFVRWLTKEKGIAAIPPSAFYSTQHKHYGSKYIRFCFIKEDSTLEKGAKKLKEWKDELSK, from the exons ATGGTAACTAGTTTTGAGGGGGCGGGGTGGAGGTGGTGCCCTGAAGACAGCAAAGTAATATGGGAATTTTCGACGTTCGGGCTGCTAAAAAGCACGAGGAAAACTGCAGACACATTTGTTCTTACGAAATCAAGAGCAACCAGG AGAGAAATGAGCTCTAGAGATATCTATAGACCAGCAGACAGACTCGTTGGACATGACAAAAATGTTTG GGTAGAATTTACTGCTTTGGCAAGAAACTACAAGGCAGTGAACTTGGGACAG GGATTTCCAGATTTTGCCCCAGTACCCTTTGTTAGTGAAGCACTAGGGAGGGTGGCTGCAAGCGAGGATTTTGCTGTCAATCAATACACCAGAAGTCAG GGTCATCCAAGGTTAGTCTCAGCACTGGGGAAACTTTACACAATGTTGATGAAAAGACAGATTGACCCTCTTTCAGAG ATCTTGATAACAGGTGGAGCTTATGAGTCTCTCTATTGTTCATTTCAAAGCTTCGTAAATCCTGGTGATGAA GTGATTATCATCGAGCCATTCTTCGATTGCTATGTGCCCCAAATATCATTTGCTGGTGGAATTCCCAAGTTTGTCCCTATTAGAGCC AAAGAaaatgctacgtcaacaaaggACTGGATTTTGGACAAAGAGGAACTAGAGTCTGCATTTAGCGAAAAGACGAGGGCAATCATCTTTAACACACCACACAATCCCACTGGAAAG GTTTTTAGTTTAGAAGAGCTACAGCTCATTGCAGGTCTGTgcaaaaaatacaatgtaatttGTATCAGTGACGAAGTGTATGAATGGCTTGTCTATGATGGAGCAGAGCACATTAGGATAG CCACACTCCCTGGTATGTGGGAGAGGACAATAACTATTGGGAGTGCAGGGAAGACTTTTAGTGTCACTGGGTGGAAG ctTGGCTGGTCCATTGCTCCAAAAGAGTTAATTAAAAATATTCAGACTGTGCAGGCGCAAGTGACGTACACCCTCCCCACCCCAACACAG GAAGCCCTGGCACAAGCATTTGAACATCAAATCCCACTTATAGGCACTGAAAAATCATATTTTAAAGAACTCAGCGGTATGCTCCAGCAGAAACGTGACCTTATGGCTAAGCTTCTGCGGGAGGTTGGTTTTAAGCCGACTATTCCAGAAGGAGGTTACTTTATGATGGCTGACACATCTGATATCG ATGTGAATTTTGATGAATATGATAAAAGTGACGATCCCCATGACTACAAGTTTGTGCGGTGGTTAACCAAAGAAAAG ggAATCGCTGCTATTCCTCCAAGTGCTTTTTATTCTACACAACACAAGCACTATGGATCCAAGTACATAAGGTTTTGCTTTATCAAG GAGGACAGTACACTGGAAAAGGGTGCTAAGAAGCTCAAAGAATGGAAAGATGAACTAAGCAAATGA